One stretch of Streptococcus australis DNA includes these proteins:
- the ftsL gene encoding cell division protein FtsL produces MAERIEKTSQLLQTKFKGFSRVEKAFYVSIAATMIILAISVVFMQTKLLQVQNELTKVNAQIEEKKTELDDAKQEVNELIRSERLKEIANSKDLQLNNENIRAAE; encoded by the coding sequence ATGGCAGAAAGAATCGAAAAAACAAGCCAGTTATTGCAAACGAAGTTTAAAGGTTTTTCACGTGTGGAAAAGGCCTTCTATGTTTCGATTGCTGCAACAATGATTATCCTGGCAATTAGCGTTGTGTTTATGCAGACCAAGCTATTACAAGTTCAGAATGAATTGACCAAGGTTAATGCTCAAATCGAAGAAAAGAAAACCGAGCTCGACGATGCCAAGCAAGAGGTCAATGAATTGATTCGTTCAGAACGTTTGAAAGAGATTGCAAACTCTAAGGATTTGCAACTGAATAACGAAAATATCCGAGCAGCGGAGTAA
- the pbp2x gene encoding penicillin-binding protein PBP2X — protein sequence MKQWKEKIIRYAVRNRKSPEENRRRVGKSLSLLAVILFAVFLVNFAVIIGTGKKFGKDLVQEANKVHQTTKTIPAKRGTIYDRNGTPIAEDATSYNIYAVIDKTYKSATGKVLYVEDSQFNKVAEIFHKYLDMEESYVKEQLSQPDLKQVSFGTKGNGITYANMMAIKNDLKTAGVEGVDFTTSPNRNYPNGQFASSFIGLAQLHENEDGTKRLIGTSGLESSLNSILAGTDGIITYEKDRLGNIVPGTDQASQQTVDGKDVYTTLSSPLQSFMETQMDAFQEKVKGKYMTATLVSAKTGEILATTQRPTFNADTKDGITKDFVWRDILYQSNYEPGSTMKVMMLASAIDNNTFPGGEYFNSSELKIADATIRDWDVNEGLTSGGTMTFSQGFAHSSNIGMTLLEQKMGDATWLDYLNRFKFGVPTRFGLADEYTGQLPADNIVNIAMSSFGQGISVTQTQMLRAFTAIANDGVMLEPKFISALYDPNDQSVRKSQKEIVGNPVSKAAASSTRDHMVMVGTDPVYGTMYNHSTGKPNVNVPGQNVALKSGTAQIADEKNGGYLTGETNYIFSVVSMHPAENPDFILYVTVQQPEHYSGVQLGEFANPILERASAMKESLNLQSTAKSLDQVSKTTSYAMPATKDFTPGDLAEELRRNLVQPIVIGTGTKIKELSVSEGDNLEANQQILILSDKVEEMPDMYGWTDENVQTLAKWLNIEIEWEGSGKTVKKQSVRANTALKDIKKMKVTLGD from the coding sequence ATGAAACAGTGGAAAGAAAAAATCATCCGTTATGCCGTTCGTAATCGCAAATCTCCAGAAGAAAACCGCCGAAGAGTAGGGAAAAGCCTGAGTTTATTGGCTGTCATACTCTTCGCTGTCTTTTTGGTTAACTTTGCGGTCATTATCGGAACGGGTAAAAAATTTGGTAAGGACTTGGTTCAAGAAGCAAATAAGGTCCATCAAACAACCAAGACGATTCCTGCAAAACGAGGGACTATATACGATCGAAATGGGACACCTATTGCAGAGGATGCGACTTCGTATAATATCTATGCCGTTATTGACAAGACCTACAAGTCAGCAACAGGCAAAGTTCTCTATGTAGAGGATTCTCAATTTAATAAGGTAGCTGAAATTTTCCATAAGTATCTGGATATGGAGGAGTCCTATGTCAAAGAACAACTTTCTCAGCCAGATCTGAAACAGGTATCCTTTGGTACCAAGGGAAATGGGATCACCTATGCCAATATGATGGCCATTAAAAATGACCTAAAAACTGCTGGCGTTGAGGGAGTTGACTTTACAACAAGCCCTAACCGTAATTATCCCAATGGACAGTTTGCTTCTTCCTTTATCGGTTTAGCGCAACTCCATGAAAATGAGGATGGAACCAAACGTTTGATTGGGACATCAGGTTTGGAGAGTTCTTTAAATAGCATTCTTGCAGGTACAGATGGGATTATCACCTATGAGAAGGATCGTCTGGGAAATATTGTTCCGGGTACAGATCAAGCTTCCCAACAAACGGTGGATGGAAAGGATGTGTACACAACCCTTTCTAGTCCCTTGCAATCCTTTATGGAAACCCAGATGGATGCCTTTCAGGAAAAGGTAAAGGGCAAGTATATGACGGCTACCTTGGTCAGCGCTAAGACAGGGGAAATTCTGGCTACGACCCAACGGCCGACCTTCAATGCCGATACCAAGGATGGCATCACAAAAGACTTTGTCTGGCGTGATATCCTCTACCAAAGTAACTATGAGCCAGGATCCACTATGAAGGTGATGATGTTGGCCTCAGCTATTGATAACAACACCTTCCCCGGTGGCGAATACTTTAACAGTAGTGAGTTGAAAATAGCAGATGCGACCATTCGAGACTGGGACGTCAATGAAGGATTGACTAGTGGTGGCACCATGACCTTCTCTCAAGGATTTGCCCACTCAAGTAATATCGGGATGACCTTGCTTGAGCAAAAGATGGGCGATGCGACATGGCTGGACTATCTTAACCGCTTTAAGTTTGGGGTGCCAACCCGTTTTGGTCTGGCAGATGAGTACACAGGTCAATTGCCTGCTGATAACATTGTCAATATCGCCATGAGTTCATTTGGACAAGGGATCTCTGTCACCCAGACCCAAATGCTTCGTGCCTTTACAGCCATTGCCAATGATGGGGTTATGTTGGAGCCGAAATTTATCAGTGCCCTCTATGATCCAAATGACCAGTCTGTCCGCAAGTCTCAAAAGGAAATCGTCGGAAATCCAGTCTCAAAAGCGGCTGCATCCTCTACGCGAGACCACATGGTCATGGTAGGTACGGACCCTGTCTATGGTACCATGTACAACCACAGCACAGGAAAACCGAATGTCAATGTTCCGGGACAGAATGTTGCCCTGAAATCAGGGACTGCTCAGATTGCCGATGAGAAGAATGGGGGTTACCTGACAGGTGAAACCAATTATATCTTCTCTGTTGTGTCGATGCATCCTGCAGAGAATCCTGACTTTATCCTCTATGTGACGGTGCAACAGCCAGAGCATTATTCAGGCGTTCAGCTGGGAGAGTTTGCCAACCCAATCCTTGAGCGAGCTTCTGCTATGAAAGAATCCCTCAATCTTCAGTCAACTGCCAAGAGCTTGGATCAGGTCAGCAAGACAACAAGCTATGCTATGCCAGCTACCAAGGACTTTACGCCGGGTGACCTAGCAGAGGAATTGCGTCGTAACCTTGTCCAACCAATCGTTATCGGAACAGGAACCAAGATCAAGGAACTCTCGGTTTCTGAAGGAGATAATTTGGAAGCAAATCAGCAGATCTTGATCCTGTCAGATAAGGTCGAAGAAATGCCTGATATGTATGGATGGACAGATGAAAATGTGCAAACATTGGCCAAATGGCTGAATATAGAAATCGAGTGGGAAGGTAGTGGCAAAACGGTCAAGAAACAAAGTGTCCGTGCCAATACGGCCCTTAAAGACATTAAAAAAATGAAAGTAACTTTAGGAGATTAA
- a CDS encoding SIALI-17 repeat-containing surface protein encodes MDKRFWEKSCRYSIRKLTVGTASVLLGAVFLSSHTVSADGIEVQQNDPSIVETTIKPDSRSEQIEPTEATKPALVENPSTESRTAEETQATNAQTSSEPVVESNENKENEKTELPVTKQENYQLNYDQPTAPSYNGWEKQALPVGNGEMGAKVFGLIGEERIQYNEKTLWSGGPQPDSTDYNGGNYKDRYKVLAEIRKALEDGDRQKAKQLAEQNLVGPNNAQYGRYLAFGDIFMVFNNQKKGLDTVTDYHRGLDITEATTTTSYTQDGTTFKRETFSSYPDDVTVTHLTKKGNKTLDFTLWNSLTEDLLANGDYSWEYSNYKNGHVTTDKHGILLKGTVKDNGLKFASYLGIKTDGTVTVQNETLTVTGASYATLYLSAKTNFAQNPKTNYRKDIDLEKTVKGIVEAAKAKDYEILKQDHIKDYQSLFNRIKLNLGGSKTAQTTKEALQSYNPSKGQKLEELFFQYGRYLLISSSRDRTDALPANLQGVWNAVDNPPWNADYHLNVNLQMNYWPAYMSNLAETAKPMINYIDDMRYYGRIAAKEYAGIESKDGQENGWLVHTQATPFGWTTPGWNYYWGWSPAANAWMMQNVYDYYKFTKDETYLKEKIYPMLKETAKFWNSFLHYDQASDRWVSSPSYSPEHGTITIGNTFDQSLVWQLFHDYMEVANHLKVDQDLVTEVKAKFDKLKPLHINNEGRIKEWYEEDSPQFTNEGIENNHRHVSHLVGLFPGTLFSKDQAEYLEAARATLNHRGDGGTGWSKANKINLWARLLDGNRAHRLLAEQLKYSTLENLWDTHAPFQIDGNFGATSGMAEMLLQSHTGYIAPLPALPDVWKDGQVSGLVARGNFEVSMKWKDKNLQSLSFLSNVGGDLVVDYPNIEASQVKINGKAVKATILKDGRIQLATQKGDVITFEHFPGRVTSLTAVRQNGVTAELTFNQVEGATHYVIQRHMKDASGQTSATREFVTNQTHFIDRSLDPQLAYTYTVKAMLGEVSAQVSEQATVEPPSELMDDRDGRIQYGAAFGNWADSELFGGTEKFADLSKGDYTDEDITTTIPFTGVGIEIYGLKSSELGLATAKIDGKEVGELDFHTAGATEKGSLIGRFTGLSDGPHTLTLTVKREHKGRGSERSKISLDYFKILAGTGNTIEKMDDRDPRIQYGSQFKDWSDPELYEGTEKYADINNSDPSTTSEAQATISFTGTGIRIYGLKSLALGRARVTLDGKEMPSLDFYTSGATEKRAFIGEFTNLTDGPHTLTLQVDPDSPEGRKKISLDSFDIIKAPAVGIDSPSIAPLKENDKEISLSLPAGDWEAIAVTFPGVKDPLVLRKVDETHLVTSGEQTLLAIKDNQVQIPIPDTTDRQAGKAIAAYAIQGATTSSPVVAVFTKNDEKKVDESQPTTSKGDEPAPTVEKPEYTEPIGTAGQEEPPTLTIPEYTEPIGTAGQEEPPTVEIPEYTDPIGTAGQEEAPTVEIPEYTEPIRTAGQEEAPIVEKPEYTDPIGTSGVQAAPTLIRPEYQLRTLKDKKTGVEIIGGASDLEGISHVSSRRVLAQELFGKTYDAYDLQLKNPTDHSLQPKGSVLVRLPISASVENIYYITPTKELQALDFTVRDGKVEFITNHFSTYAVVYQATGTTSNTEEKPSTSDVETLAHGAEDLSASPSLAKAGNHSPKEQLPATGESSNPLLFLAGLSLALTATFMLKGRKDDSN; translated from the coding sequence ATGGACAAAAGATTTTGGGAGAAATCCTGTCGCTATAGCATCCGCAAACTGACGGTTGGGACTGCTTCTGTTTTGCTGGGAGCTGTTTTTCTATCTAGTCATACAGTCTCTGCTGATGGTATTGAAGTGCAGCAAAATGATCCAAGTATTGTCGAAACTACTATTAAACCTGATAGTAGATCAGAGCAGATTGAACCGACTGAGGCCACTAAACCAGCTCTAGTTGAGAACCCAAGTACCGAAAGCAGGACTGCTGAAGAAACTCAAGCCACAAATGCTCAAACTAGTTCTGAGCCTGTTGTTGAATCAAACGAAAACAAGGAGAATGAAAAGACCGAGCTCCCCGTGACAAAGCAAGAAAACTATCAACTCAACTACGATCAGCCAACAGCTCCCTCCTATAATGGGTGGGAAAAACAAGCTCTCCCAGTTGGTAACGGAGAAATGGGAGCCAAGGTCTTTGGTCTAATTGGTGAAGAAAGAATCCAGTACAACGAAAAGACTCTCTGGTCTGGTGGTCCCCAGCCCGATAGCACCGACTATAATGGTGGGAATTACAAGGATCGCTACAAGGTCTTAGCAGAAATTCGTAAGGCTCTTGAAGATGGAGACCGCCAAAAAGCCAAACAACTGGCTGAACAAAATTTAGTTGGGCCTAATAATGCCCAATATGGTCGCTACCTAGCCTTTGGTGATATTTTCATGGTCTTCAATAACCAGAAAAAGGGTCTGGATACCGTAACAGATTATCACCGTGGTTTGGATATCACAGAGGCCACTACGACTACTTCTTACACCCAAGATGGAACGACCTTCAAACGCGAAACCTTCTCCAGCTATCCTGATGATGTCACCGTGACCCACTTGACTAAAAAAGGAAACAAGACGCTTGACTTTACTCTTTGGAACAGCTTGACTGAGGACTTGCTTGCTAATGGTGATTACTCTTGGGAATATTCCAACTATAAAAACGGACATGTTACAACAGATAAACATGGAATCCTTCTAAAGGGAACTGTCAAAGATAACGGCCTCAAATTTGCATCCTATTTAGGAATTAAAACAGACGGAACCGTCACTGTTCAGAATGAGACTCTAACCGTTACAGGTGCAAGCTATGCGACCCTCTATCTCAGCGCCAAGACTAACTTTGCTCAAAATCCTAAAACCAACTATCGAAAAGACATTGATCTCGAAAAAACGGTTAAGGGTATTGTAGAAGCAGCTAAGGCCAAAGACTACGAGATACTTAAGCAAGACCATATCAAGGATTATCAAAGTCTCTTTAATCGCATCAAACTAAATCTAGGTGGAAGCAAGACTGCTCAAACGACAAAAGAAGCCCTTCAAAGCTATAACCCTAGCAAAGGGCAAAAACTGGAAGAACTCTTCTTCCAATATGGTCGTTATCTACTGATTAGTTCGTCTCGTGATCGGACAGACGCCCTTCCTGCCAACCTACAAGGAGTCTGGAATGCTGTAGACAATCCACCTTGGAACGCTGACTACCACCTCAATGTCAATTTGCAAATGAATTACTGGCCAGCTTACATGAGCAACCTTGCTGAAACAGCCAAGCCAATGATCAATTATATTGACGACATGCGCTACTACGGCCGTATCGCTGCCAAAGAATATGCTGGTATCGAATCCAAAGACGGGCAAGAAAATGGTTGGCTGGTTCACACCCAGGCCACACCATTTGGCTGGACTACTCCTGGTTGGAATTACTATTGGGGTTGGTCGCCAGCAGCTAATGCCTGGATGATGCAGAATGTTTATGACTACTATAAATTCACCAAGGATGAGACTTATCTCAAAGAAAAGATCTATCCTATGTTGAAAGAGACTGCCAAGTTCTGGAACTCCTTCTTGCACTATGACCAGGCCAGTGACCGTTGGGTATCTTCTCCATCCTACTCACCAGAACACGGGACCATCACGATTGGAAATACCTTTGACCAATCGCTAGTCTGGCAGCTATTCCATGACTACATGGAGGTCGCCAACCATCTGAAAGTCGACCAAGACTTAGTCACAGAGGTCAAGGCTAAATTTGACAAACTGAAACCCCTTCACATCAACAATGAGGGGCGTATCAAGGAGTGGTACGAAGAAGACAGCCCGCAATTCACTAATGAAGGGATTGAAAACAACCACCGCCACGTTTCCCATCTAGTTGGGCTCTTCCCTGGTACGCTCTTTAGCAAAGATCAAGCTGAATACCTAGAAGCTGCGCGTGCTACCCTCAATCACCGTGGAGATGGTGGAACTGGTTGGTCTAAGGCCAATAAAATCAACCTCTGGGCTCGTCTCTTGGACGGTAACCGTGCCCATCGCTTACTCGCTGAACAGCTCAAATACTCAACCCTAGAAAACCTTTGGGATACCCACGCGCCTTTCCAAATCGACGGAAACTTTGGAGCAACTAGTGGGATGGCAGAAATGCTCCTGCAATCTCATACCGGCTATATTGCACCATTGCCAGCCCTTCCAGATGTATGGAAAGACGGTCAGGTTTCTGGCTTGGTTGCCCGTGGTAACTTTGAAGTCAGCATGAAGTGGAAAGATAAAAACCTTCAAAGCTTGTCCTTCCTTTCAAATGTCGGTGGAGATCTAGTTGTAGACTATCCAAATATCGAAGCCAGTCAGGTTAAGATCAATGGCAAAGCAGTCAAGGCAACTATCCTCAAAGATGGCCGCATCCAACTGGCAACGCAAAAAGGTGACGTCATTACCTTTGAACACTTCCCTGGTCGTGTAACCAGTCTGACAGCAGTTCGACAAAATGGAGTCACTGCCGAACTCACCTTCAACCAAGTAGAAGGTGCTACCCACTATGTCATCCAAAGACACATGAAAGACGCGTCTGGCCAAACCTCTGCGACCAGAGAATTTGTAACCAATCAAACCCACTTTATCGACCGATCACTAGATCCGCAACTCGCCTATACCTACACCGTCAAAGCTATGCTGGGCGAAGTTTCTGCACAAGTCTCTGAACAAGCAACTGTAGAACCCCCTAGTGAATTGATGGATGATCGAGACGGCCGTATCCAGTACGGAGCTGCCTTTGGAAACTGGGCAGACTCAGAATTATTCGGAGGAACAGAAAAATTTGCTGACCTTTCAAAAGGGGACTACACAGACGAAGACATCACTACCACCATTCCTTTCACTGGTGTTGGTATCGAAATCTATGGACTAAAATCGTCCGAACTAGGTCTTGCTACTGCTAAAATTGATGGCAAAGAAGTCGGCGAGCTTGACTTCCATACTGCTGGGGCAACTGAAAAAGGTAGTCTCATCGGTCGCTTCACAGGATTATCTGACGGACCTCACACATTGACTCTTACTGTTAAACGTGAGCACAAAGGACGTGGTAGTGAGCGCTCGAAAATTTCATTAGACTACTTCAAGATTCTAGCAGGAACAGGCAACACGATTGAAAAGATGGATGATCGCGACCCTCGCATCCAGTATGGTTCTCAATTTAAGGACTGGTCTGACCCTGAACTCTACGAAGGCACGGAAAAATACGCTGATATCAACAACAGCGACCCAAGTACTACTTCAGAAGCTCAGGCAACCATTTCCTTTACAGGGACGGGCATTCGTATCTATGGTTTGAAGAGCCTTGCCCTTGGACGAGCACGTGTTACACTAGATGGCAAAGAAATGCCAAGCCTAGATTTCTATACTTCAGGTGCAACTGAAAAGAGAGCCTTTATTGGCGAATTTACAAATCTTACTGACGGTCCGCACACCCTGACATTACAAGTTGACCCAGATTCGCCAGAAGGCCGCAAGAAAATTTCTCTAGACTCCTTTGATATTATCAAAGCCCCAGCTGTTGGTATAGATAGTCCTAGCATCGCGCCTCTTAAGGAAAATGACAAAGAAATTTCCTTAAGCCTACCAGCTGGAGATTGGGAAGCCATCGCTGTAACCTTCCCAGGTGTCAAAGACCCTCTGGTCTTGCGCAAAGTGGACGAAACGCATCTGGTTACAAGTGGAGAGCAAACCCTATTGGCTATCAAAGACAATCAGGTGCAAATCCCAATCCCTGATACCACTGATCGACAAGCTGGAAAAGCGATTGCAGCTTATGCTATCCAAGGAGCTACAACAAGCAGTCCTGTCGTAGCCGTCTTTACTAAAAATGATGAGAAGAAAGTTGACGAGAGTCAGCCAACTACAAGCAAGGGGGACGAACCAGCTCCTACTGTTGAAAAACCTGAATATACCGAACCTATTGGAACCGCGGGGCAAGAAGAACCACCTACTCTGACAATCCCTGAGTATACCGAGCCTATCGGAACCGCAGGGCAAGAAGAGCCACCTACAGTAGAAATTCCGGAGTATACCGACCCTATCGGAACTGCTGGGCAAGAGGAAGCTCCTACTGTTGAAATTCCTGAATACACCGAACCTATCAGAACTGCAGGGCAAGAAGAAGCTCCAATAGTAGAAAAACCTGAGTACACTGACCCTATCGGAACTAGTGGAGTTCAGGCTGCTCCAACCCTCATCCGACCTGAGTATCAGTTACGCACCTTGAAAGATAAAAAGACGGGTGTCGAAATCATCGGTGGAGCCAGCGACTTAGAAGGAATTTCTCACGTTTCTAGCCGACGTGTCCTAGCTCAAGAACTCTTTGGCAAGACCTATGATGCTTACGACCTACAGCTTAAAAATCCAACCGATCATAGCTTGCAGCCAAAAGGCTCTGTTCTGGTTCGCTTGCCTATTTCAGCTAGCGTAGAAAATATCTACTACATCACTCCGACCAAGGAGTTGCAAGCCCTTGATTTCACCGTTCGAGACGGAAAGGTAGAATTCATCACTAATCATTTCAGTACCTATGCTGTCGTCTATCAAGCTACTGGAACAACCTCTAACACAGAGGAAAAACCAAGTACTTCAGATGTAGAAACCTTGGCACACGGCGCTGAAGACCTTTCAGCCAGTCCTAGCCTTGCTAAAGCTGGAAATCATTCTCCTAAAGAACAACTTCCAGCAACGGGAGAATCATCCAACCCACTCCTCTTCTTAGCAGGCCTCAGCCTTGCCCTCACAGCCACTTTTATGTTAAAAGGAAGAAAGGATGACTCCAACTAA
- the mraY gene encoding phospho-N-acetylmuramoyl-pentapeptide-transferase, with protein sequence MISSISAGILAFLLTLIGIPAFIRFYRKAQITGQQMHEDVKQHQAKAGTPTMGGLVFLIVAVVVSFLVALFTQQLTNNVGMILFILVLYGLVGFLDDFLKVFRKINEGLNPKQKLALQLLGGVIFYLFYERGGDMLSVFGYQVHLGIFYIFFALFWLVGFSNAVNLTDGIDGLASISVVISLSAYGVIAYMQNQLDILLVILSMIGGLLGFFVFNHKPAKVFMGDVGSLALGGMLAAISMALHQEWTLLLIGIIYVFETSSVMMQVTYFKLSGGKRIFRMTPVHHHFELGGFSGKGNPWSEWKVDFFFWGVGLLASLLTLAFLYLL encoded by the coding sequence ATGATTAGTTCCATTAGTGCTGGAATTCTTGCCTTTCTATTGACCTTGATAGGTATTCCAGCCTTTATCCGATTTTATCGAAAAGCACAGATTACGGGTCAGCAGATGCACGAGGATGTCAAACAACACCAAGCTAAAGCTGGGACTCCAACCATGGGAGGTCTTGTCTTCCTGATCGTTGCAGTAGTGGTGAGCTTTCTGGTTGCTCTCTTTACCCAACAATTGACCAATAATGTAGGCATGATTTTGTTTATCTTGGTTTTGTATGGTTTGGTAGGTTTTTTGGATGATTTTCTTAAGGTCTTTCGTAAGATCAACGAGGGCTTGAATCCCAAGCAAAAACTTGCTCTCCAACTGCTTGGAGGAGTGATTTTTTACCTCTTTTATGAGCGTGGTGGCGATATGCTTTCAGTCTTTGGCTACCAAGTACATCTGGGTATTTTCTATATCTTCTTTGCCCTTTTCTGGCTAGTTGGTTTTTCAAATGCGGTGAATCTGACTGACGGGATTGACGGCTTAGCAAGTATTTCTGTGGTGATTAGCTTGTCAGCCTACGGTGTGATTGCTTATATGCAAAATCAACTGGATATTCTTCTTGTGATTCTTTCCATGATTGGTGGTTTGTTAGGCTTCTTCGTCTTTAATCACAAGCCTGCCAAGGTCTTCATGGGTGATGTGGGAAGTTTGGCTCTTGGAGGGATGCTGGCAGCAATCTCTATGGCCCTCCACCAAGAATGGACCCTTCTATTGATTGGGATTATCTATGTCTTTGAGACAAGCTCTGTTATGATGCAGGTCACCTACTTCAAACTTAGTGGTGGGAAGCGTATTTTCCGTATGACACCTGTGCATCATCATTTTGAGCTTGGTGGATTCTCAGGCAAGGGCAATCCTTGGAGCGAGTGGAAGGTTGATTTCTTCTTTTGGGGAGTTGGACTTCTAGCAAGTCTCTTGACCCTAGCCTTTTTATACCTGCTGTAA